The sequence AGCAGGTGCGCTCCGCGTTGATGGGAGCCTATGCCTCCCTGAATGGAAATTACCGGGGCTATCACCTTTCGGAGAGGATGTTTTTATGGGGAGAGCTGCGGGGCTATATGATCGCTCCCAGTACGGGCGCTCGCTTTGAGGATATCCAAGTGCAGCTGGGCAATATCCAGTCCACTAACTCCATTGCTGATTGGGGTGGTTTTTATGGCACCATTAACCTTTGCAATAATGTGATCGATAATGGGCCTGGTGCTTTGGAGACGGATGAGACGTTCCAAGAGGAAGACCTGAACAATTACGTGGCGGAAGCTCGGGCCCTTCGCGCACTGATGTACTTTTACCTCGTGCGAACCTTCGGAGAGGTGCCCTTGTCGATTGAGGCTGTGGACAGCGATGAGGATCAGCTTACCATTGCAAAGTCTTCACAAGCAGAAGTCCTGGAGCAGATCGTGACGGACCTGGAAATGGCCGAAGCGGATATCTTCGAGCAGCATGAAAATTCTCGGGAGAGCAAGGGCAGGATGACCCGCTATGCGGTAAACGCCCTTCAGGCAGACGTGTACCTTTGGATGCAAAATTATGAAGCGGCCGCCGAGGCTGCCGATAAGGTGCTGGCAGGACCTTATGCCCTGGTGACACAGGAAAACTGGATGCGAGCGCTTTTTGTAGAGGGGAATTCCGTGGAAAGTATCTTCGAGATCCAATACGAAGCGCCTCAGTCAAACACCTTCTTTGACATGTTCAGCACGACTAGAATAACCCGGTTTTTGGCTTATCCATCGGTGCTGGAAGAAAACTTTGGATTCAGTATTGACCAACCGGAGGATATTGACCTAAGAAGTATCGATGCCACGCTGAAAAGTAGTGGTGAAATATGGAAATACATTGGGGTGAGCGAAACACAGCGGCGGCAGCCTACCGACTCTTATGCCAATTGGATCGTTTACCGACTGGCCGATGTGATGCTGATGAAAGCAGAGGCGCTTTCTCAAATTGGCAGGGGAGAAGAGGCTTTGGAGATCGTCGCGGAAATCCGTGAAAGGGGCGGCGCCATCCAAGCTACGGAAGAAAACCCTTCCCCATCCAGTGCCAATGACGTCATCCGCTATGTGTTGCGCGAAAGGGCCCGGGAACTGGCCTTTGAAGGCAAGTGGTGGTTTGACTTGCTGAGGGTATCCAAGATGGATGATTATGCCAACTTGGATTTGATGTTGGATGCGGCCATTACCAATGCGCCGGAAATCAATCTTAGTTCGATTTTAAACCAGCTAAGGGATACACGTAGCCATTATCTTCCTATCTATAATGTGGAGCTTAATGCTAATCCATTGCTGGAACAAAATCCTTATTACCTCAAATAAACCTAAAAATAATTGCAGATGAATACCTTCAAGATAAATACCTTATGGCGCATAAGAAGCAGCATGGTGCTGCTGGTGGTGCTTTGTTTGGCAGCAATAGGTTGTGAGTTTGATCCTCCTTCCAATATCAATGTTACGGAAGACACCAATATCAGCGGTTACCTCAGGCAGCACCCGGATGAATTCAGTAACCTTTCCAGAATATTGGAAATTTCCAATACTGAGGGCTTTCTGGGGACATATGGAACCTACACGTTTTTTGCGCCCAATAACGAGGCGGTAGATGGATATTTAGAAGAAAACGGCCTTAGCCTGGATGGCCTTGGTGAAGAAGAAGCCAAGGACATCGTCCGCTTTCACCTGCTGACGGATACCTTGTCCACGGCGGATTTTACGGACGGCAAGCTTTCCGTTCCCACCGAGTATGGCAAGTATTTGGTGACGGGAGCTGAATTTGCTGATGGGGAAACCTACACCCGGGTAAACCGCCAGGCCAATATCATCCAAAGCAATATCAAATTGGGCAATGGATTTATCCATGCCATAGACAATGTGCTTTCGCCACCTACCAAAACCGTGGCGCAGTGGCTGGAGGAAAACCAGCGGTTTTCTATTTTTTCGCAAGTGCTGAAGGAAACCGGATGGTATGATAGCCTGGATCGGGAGGAAGAAGGCCAGTGGTACACCGTTTTGGCCGAATCAGACGAAGCCCTTTCCGCGGCTGGATATGAATCGTTTGAAGCGATGAAAGAACATTATTCCCAGACAGGTGATCCTACCAATCCTTCGGACAGTTTGAATTTATACGTGGCCTATCACGTGATTCCGGATATCAAGTTTATCGCTGACCTGTTGACTGCTACAGCGCACCCTACGGAGGCTCCACAGGAGGTAGTGACCATTAAGCTGGACGGTACCGATGTACTGGTCAATGACGATACCTTCTTTGGTGTCCATGAACCGGGATCGCCCATCATTCGGGCGCAGAGTGACAATTCCGTCACCAACGGTGTAGTACACAGTGTGGAAGATCACTTTGCGATCAAGCTGCGTGCGCCTACGGCCGTGTACTGGGATGTGGCCGAGCAGCCGGAGATTCGCCAGCTGACACAGTTTTTCCGCGTTCCCGGGGCACCAAACTATACGTTCAAGCTAGGGGAATTGTCGAGGATGACATGGGAAGGCAATTATGTGGATGCCATGGTGAATTATTTTCCACCGAGCCTTAATCAAGTGTACTATGCATTTGGGGATTATTTACGAATCGAGCTCCAGGCCAATCGACTGACAGCAGCAGAGATCAAAACCCCTACCTTGGTAAAAGGCAGGTACAAGTTATGGATCTGTCATCACGGAGATAAGTGGAATAACGGTTGTGAGCTGAAAGTCACCTTCAATGGGGAGGATATTCCGGGAGCCAGACTGCTGGATACGACCATCAAGGCTCCGACGGACATGAACGAAGATGAACTGGAGTCCAGAGGGTGGAAGGAATACCTGACCGCAGGCTCCGATGGAGGAAAGATCATGGGCCGGTTTATCGGCACCATCGAAGTGCCCACGACCGGAGAGCATACCCTACGCTTTGACCGGGTAACGGGTATTGGGAGAAGTAATGGTGGCTTGTGGCTGGATATGATCCATTTTATACCAGAAGACCAAGACCAGATCTATCCGAAGTTTGCCTTAGATGGCTCACCGGTGTATGAAGGGGAGGAATAATGGGCTTTCAGAGATTAACAATACAAATCGCAACGACAATGAATAGAAGATATCAATATTTCTTGCTGTGCCTTATCTGCCTAGGAGCCTTTTCCTGTGGTGATCAGTGGGAAGAGCATAATGAGGCCACACAAGACCTGAACAACAACTTGGTGCAAATGATCCGCGCAGATGCGGATCTGAGCACCTTTGCTTCCCTGCTGGAGCAAAGTGGGCTGGATGCTCAGCTGGCATCCGGTTCCTATACCGTATGGGCCCCCAATAACGCGGCCCTGGAAAACCTGCCCGAAAGCATCACCGGAGATAAAGCGGCATTAAAGGCCTTCGTGGGAAACCACATCGGTTACCAACAGCGCCTCAGCCACCAGGCGGAAGATACACTTATGCGGGTAAAGATGCTCAATGACAAAGTCAATGTACTGCGTCAAAACAGCATCACCTCCGTGGACCAGACGGCAAATTTTGACTATGCAGACCGCCTGTCCAAAAATGGGGTATTGTATAAGATCGATCGTTTCCTGGAGGTGAAGAAAAATGTATGGGAAATTGTCAAGGAAAGATCGGATAATCCCGTCAGCCAATTGATTACAGGAATGACCATTACCGATTCCTTGACCAATGAAACGTACAACTATTTCGAGTACGACGTGACCGATCTCGCCAATGAAGACAGTACGTACACCTTTTTCCTTTTAAATGATGAGGCGTATGGAACCTTTAAAATGGCCATGGAGCCTTATTTTAAGGACACCCTACCCGAAACCGAAACACTTTCGATGCCCCTTTCCTTGGGGCTCGCCAAGGACTTGGTGTTTACGACGGCCTATTATGACAATGTGCCCGACACGATCCTTTCCGTGGACAGTGTGAAGGTGGCTTTCCATGCCGATCAGGTAGTGGAAAAGATCAATGCTTCCAATGGCGTGGTCTACCTAATGAATGGCTATGACTATAAACTCTCGGACAAGATTCCAGAGATCAAAATCGAGGGTGAATATTACGACGGGCTCAGCGACGGTTCCGGTCCGGTAAATATCCGCGCCAGAACTTGGGCTTCCAACAATCGCGATCTGCTGGTGATCAATAGCGGCATCGCAGGATACAGTGTACGGTACGAAGTCCCTCAGGCACATTCTACCAAGTACGATATCTATTGGCGGGCTGTAAATGACGATTATATCCCGCGGACCAATGAACAGCGGATTGCGGTGGATTCGGTTCAGAATGAATTGTTTTCCCTGATGTTTGTGGTGCCCAATACGTACGAAGAAGTGTATATAGGGCAGCATGAGGTGCAAAATTACGGTGACCTTAGGTTATTGTTACAGTCATATCCGACGACAAGCAACGATTGGAACAGCTTGGTGCTCGATTATATACGTTTGGTACCGGTATTTGAATAAACCCAAAACAAGAAACGATGAAGCGAAAAAATATACAGAAATTTTGTACCGCCATGCTGGCATTGCAAATGGGTTTTGCCGGTACGGTATGGGCGCAGGAGGTAGAGGAAGTCAAGGTACAGCCCAATCAGCAGATGGATTACTTGATCGAAAAGGTCACGGGCCGGGTGATTTCCAAAAGCACCGGTGAACCACTGGAAGGGCTTAGCATTGCCTATCAGGACCTCTCGGCTACTTTTACCAATTCCAATGGGGAATTTGAACTGATGGTGCCGGCTTATACGACGACCATTCGGGTAAACTTCGGCGATCAGTTGGTAAAGGAAATTCCCTTAAAAGGCCGTGATCAACTGGAAATAGCCCTGACCGCTATGGAATTGGCAGCTGCTGGCAGCGGATTTGTCCAATTGCCATATGAGGAAGTAGACCGCAGGCATGTGGCCGGGGCGGTGTCCGCTGTGGATTATTCCGCAGCGGCAAAATTAAAGGCCAATAGCCCTGAGACTTTTACACAGGGAGCGGCCGCCGGGGTGAACATGATCAGAAGGGCCGGCACGCCCGGAATGGGCGCGGACATGTTTATCCGCGGTCTGGGGTCCTTAAATGCCAGTACGCAGCCGCTGGTGGTCGTGGATGGTATGATCTATGATATGGATGCTTACCAGGGGTCCATCCTGAACGGTTACAGCTCCAATCCATTGTCCTTCTTGGACGTAAAGTACATCGATAACATTTCCTTTATCAAAGATGGCGGATCTATTTACGGTACCAAAGGTGCCAATGGTGTCATTTTGATCACCACATCACGGGCAAAGGACCTGACCACAAAGATTGATTTTTACACCTATGGAGGGGTAAACATCCAGCCCAAGAATTTGCCCGTCATGGAGGCAGATGAATTTAAGCCTTACTATGCTGAAATGCTGGCAAGCAGTGGCCTGACCACCAATGAGGTCATTGGCAACCGCTATTTGAATGAGCGGGCAGATACCTTGGGATATTATAATTACCATAACAATACCAATTGGCAGGACCAAGTCATGCGGACCAGTTATGACCAGAATTATTACATTAAGGTATCCGGTGGGGACAATATCGCACGCTACGCCCTTTCCCTTGGGCATTTGAAAAGCAGCAGCATCATGGACCTGGAAGACATGTCCCGTTCCAATGTCCGGTTCAATGCGGATTTCCAGATCACCGAGAAACTGACGGCAGGTACGAACATGTCCTTTTCCTATGCCGTGAACAACCTGCATGAATATGGTTTCGGTGCTGAGTCGGTCAGTCCATTGTACCTTGGGTTGGTCAAGTCACCGTTTTTGGCGCCGAATATTTACTCTGAAGAGGGAATTCGGTCTCCTAATTTGAGTGATGTGGATTCCTTGGGAATCAGTAACCCCAGGGCCATGGTCGAAAATATGAGCGGTCAAAACAGGCGGTACAGGTTCTTTGGCTCATACGATGCCAAATACCAGTTTAATGAGCACTTTAGCTTGCAGACCTTGTTTGGCCTGACCATAGACAAAAACCGGGAATCTTTCTTTATTCCAGACTTAGGTACGGACGAAACAGAAGGTCCCAATGCGGAGATCAGAAATGAAATTGGCGGACAGGTGCAGCGGTTGTTCAGTACTTACAGCGATTCCCGCTTTGATTATACCAATACATTTGGTTTTGCACATGACCTGAATGTGGGGCTAGGATTCCGATACAACAGCAATAAGCTACAGGAAGACAGGGGATTTGCTTATAATTCCGGTACGGATGACTTGATCACCCTCAATTCCGGTGTAATTACCCTGAACGATGCCAACGCTGTTGCGGGAGATTGGATATGGATGAGTTATTATGCGGATGTAAATTACAGCTACTTGGATAAGTATTTCATCGATGTGGATGTTGCCGTGGACGGCTCTTCCCGCTTTGGAAAGCAAACGGCTGACGGCATCGGGTTGTTTGGCCATCGTTTTGGCGTATTTCCTTCTATCAAAGGAGCATGGTTAATTTCTTCAGAGGACTTTATGTCCGGAGTAAACCTGGACTTGCTGAAGTTACGATTGAGCTATAGCCAGACGGGTAATGATGGCATTGGCAATTATAAATACATGCAGACCTACAGTGGAAGCAATATGCTGGCCCTTCAGGGCTTGGTGCGAAACAACTTGGCCAACGAAGCCATCCAGTGGGAAACCAACTCCAAGGTGAATGCCGGGATCGACTTCGCATCGGCAAACAGTGTGTTTGGCTTAAGCGTGGATGTTTATCAAAATACCATCAGCAATATGCTGACCCTTCAGCCCTTGGAGGCCTTCACAGGATTGGACTATTACTTTGCCAATGGTGGAGAAATGACCAATACCGGCGTGGATGTGGGGCTTTCTGCCAAAGTGCTTGACCGGGAGGTGAAATTGACCTTGGCGGCGCAGGTGGGTACCTATAAAAATGAAGTGAAGGACTTGCCTTATTCACACCGGATTACCCCTGTGGCAGGAGGTGAAGTGATCACCACCGTAGGCGAGTCGGCCTCCATGTTTTATGGTTATCAGACCGAAGGTGTTTACAGTACTTCAGAAGAGGCGAGTACAGCGGGCCTCAGCACCTATTTGCCAGATGGTACTTTGGGAGCATTTGGGGCAGGAGATGTGAAGTTTGTGGATCAAAACAATGACAATGTCATCGATGAAAAAGACCGGACAATCATAGGCAATCCCAATCCTGATTTTTATGGTGGTTTCTCCCTCCATGCGGCCTATCAGCGCTTTACCTTTGATGCAGCCTTTTCTTTTAGCGTCGGAAACGATGTATATAATTATGTCCGCCACGAGCTGGAGAGCATGTCCGGCTATGAAAACCAGCTGGAAAGTGTCCGCAACCGATGGAGAACAGAGGGACAGAAAACCAATATGCCACAACTGGCTTATGGTGACCCGATGGGCAACAGCCGTTTTTCAGATCGCTGGATCGAGGACGGTTCTTACCTCCGCCTAAAGACCCTTAGCGTGAATTATACGATTCCGATCAATGGGGACATTGTAAAAAACATCGATGTCTATGCCTCTGGACAAAACCTGCTGACCTTTACCAATTACCTTGGTTATGATCCGGAATTCAGCTACACCAGTAGTGTTTTTGGGCAAGGTGTAGATGTGGGGCTTACCCCACAGTTTACCAGTGTGTTGTTAGGCCTTAAAATAGGACTGTAATCATGGAAAAGTTAACGAGAATTTTAAATGCTTCAACGATGAAAATGATACATATTCCTGTCAAAAAATACCTCGGAATGGCCATGCTGAGCTTGGGGCTGTTTTCCTGCTCAGACATGCTGGAAGTAGAACCTTCGGCAGAATTGGACAAGGACCGTTATTACCAAAATGAATTTGATGCGGACGCTGCAGTCATCGGCGTATATGGCCAGCTGATGGGATTGGCAGAGCAATATGTCGTGCTGAATGAAGTACGGGCGGATTTGATAGAAGCCACCATGATGGCCGATGCAGACCTGACGGATTTGAGCAATCACAGCGTCGTGGCATCTGATCATAATAAATATGCGGATCCCAAACCTTTCTATGAAATCATCCTTAATTGTAACGATGCACTGGAGGGATTGGGGAAAATGCGCGATGAAAACCGGATCACGGAAGAGCAGTATGTCCAACGGTATTCGGATATCGGTGCCGTTCGCTCTTGGGTGTACCTTCAGCTGGGCATTCACTTTGGAGAGGTGCCGTATGTGACCCAGAGTCTGGAATCGATTGACCAGGTGAATAATCCTTCCATGTCTCCAAGGCTGAGTTTATCGGAGTTAGTGGACGAACTGGTGAAGTTCATGGAGACACTGCCTTATATGGATGCCTATCCAAATAATGTGGGACTGGTTGGAAATTATGACGGATACAATATGGCGCCTTTTTTCATCAGCAAAAAGCTGGTCATGGGGGATTTATACCTTTGGCAAGGAAACTATCAGCAAGCAGCCGCAAACTATCGTGATATCATGGAAACCGCGACTGCGGGAGGGCCATCAAATAATGACTATTACGATCGATACAGGATGTCTTGGGGAGGTGGTTCTAAGTTTAATGTCAAGTACGGTAAAGATAATGATATCAATACCCTATTGGACAATAACTCCGATGGATGGCGAAGTATCTTTGGAATGGCTTCTGGAGAGCGTTATGAGGTGACTGAGTGGGTTTGGGTCATGCATTATGACAGTGATTTTGCTCCAGAATATCCTTTTGTAAGGTTGTTTGCCAATTCTGGTGACGGAGAATATCAGCTCAAGCCTTCAAAGGAAGTCTTGGATCTTTGGCATGAGCAGACTCAATGGAATAATTTTGAGTTTGATGCAAGAGGGGCGTTGTCCACAAACAACTGGGAAACGGATTATCCTGAAGTGGCAAAATATACCTTCCATTATAATCCCATGACCTCTCCCTTGGTAAAGGATGGCAAATGGTTTTTGGAAAGGGCAGCATCTGTTCACTTGAAATATGCCGAGGCGGCCAATCGTGACAACAGTATTGATGAACTGCCCAAGCTGGCCAGGGCATTGGTGAATGAAAGCCTGAATGCTGCGTATACCCCGGATGATTTTTCTGGGGACGATGTGACCGATGTTCAAAACACACTCTATTTGTCTTATCCTTACGATTTTGATGCCAGACAAGGAGATTTTCCCTTTTATCGAGGTACTTGGTACCGTCATCAAGGGATTCGTGGAAGAGCTTATTTGC comes from Echinicola vietnamensis DSM 17526 and encodes:
- a CDS encoding fasciclin domain-containing protein, with the translated sequence MNTFKINTLWRIRSSMVLLVVLCLAAIGCEFDPPSNINVTEDTNISGYLRQHPDEFSNLSRILEISNTEGFLGTYGTYTFFAPNNEAVDGYLEENGLSLDGLGEEEAKDIVRFHLLTDTLSTADFTDGKLSVPTEYGKYLVTGAEFADGETYTRVNRQANIIQSNIKLGNGFIHAIDNVLSPPTKTVAQWLEENQRFSIFSQVLKETGWYDSLDREEEGQWYTVLAESDEALSAAGYESFEAMKEHYSQTGDPTNPSDSLNLYVAYHVIPDIKFIADLLTATAHPTEAPQEVVTIKLDGTDVLVNDDTFFGVHEPGSPIIRAQSDNSVTNGVVHSVEDHFAIKLRAPTAVYWDVAEQPEIRQLTQFFRVPGAPNYTFKLGELSRMTWEGNYVDAMVNYFPPSLNQVYYAFGDYLRIELQANRLTAAEIKTPTLVKGRYKLWICHHGDKWNNGCELKVTFNGEDIPGARLLDTTIKAPTDMNEDELESRGWKEYLTAGSDGGKIMGRFIGTIEVPTTGEHTLRFDRVTGIGRSNGGLWLDMIHFIPEDQDQIYPKFALDGSPVYEGEE
- a CDS encoding SusC/RagA family TonB-linked outer membrane protein gives rise to the protein MKRKNIQKFCTAMLALQMGFAGTVWAQEVEEVKVQPNQQMDYLIEKVTGRVISKSTGEPLEGLSIAYQDLSATFTNSNGEFELMVPAYTTTIRVNFGDQLVKEIPLKGRDQLEIALTAMELAAAGSGFVQLPYEEVDRRHVAGAVSAVDYSAAAKLKANSPETFTQGAAAGVNMIRRAGTPGMGADMFIRGLGSLNASTQPLVVVDGMIYDMDAYQGSILNGYSSNPLSFLDVKYIDNISFIKDGGSIYGTKGANGVILITTSRAKDLTTKIDFYTYGGVNIQPKNLPVMEADEFKPYYAEMLASSGLTTNEVIGNRYLNERADTLGYYNYHNNTNWQDQVMRTSYDQNYYIKVSGGDNIARYALSLGHLKSSSIMDLEDMSRSNVRFNADFQITEKLTAGTNMSFSYAVNNLHEYGFGAESVSPLYLGLVKSPFLAPNIYSEEGIRSPNLSDVDSLGISNPRAMVENMSGQNRRYRFFGSYDAKYQFNEHFSLQTLFGLTIDKNRESFFIPDLGTDETEGPNAEIRNEIGGQVQRLFSTYSDSRFDYTNTFGFAHDLNVGLGFRYNSNKLQEDRGFAYNSGTDDLITLNSGVITLNDANAVAGDWIWMSYYADVNYSYLDKYFIDVDVAVDGSSRFGKQTADGIGLFGHRFGVFPSIKGAWLISSEDFMSGVNLDLLKLRLSYSQTGNDGIGNYKYMQTYSGSNMLALQGLVRNNLANEAIQWETNSKVNAGIDFASANSVFGLSVDVYQNTISNMLTLQPLEAFTGLDYYFANGGEMTNTGVDVGLSAKVLDREVKLTLAAQVGTYKNEVKDLPYSHRITPVAGGEVITTVGESASMFYGYQTEGVYSTSEEASTAGLSTYLPDGTLGAFGAGDVKFVDQNNDNVIDEKDRTIIGNPNPDFYGGFSLHAAYQRFTFDAAFSFSVGNDVYNYVRHELESMSGYENQLESVRNRWRTEGQKTNMPQLAYGDPMGNSRFSDRWIEDGSYLRLKTLSVNYTIPINGDIVKNIDVYASGQNLLTFTNYLGYDPEFSYTSSVFGQGVDVGLTPQFTSVLLGLKIGL
- a CDS encoding RagB/SusD family nutrient uptake outer membrane protein translates to MKMIHIPVKKYLGMAMLSLGLFSCSDMLEVEPSAELDKDRYYQNEFDADAAVIGVYGQLMGLAEQYVVLNEVRADLIEATMMADADLTDLSNHSVVASDHNKYADPKPFYEIILNCNDALEGLGKMRDENRITEEQYVQRYSDIGAVRSWVYLQLGIHFGEVPYVTQSLESIDQVNNPSMSPRLSLSELVDELVKFMETLPYMDAYPNNVGLVGNYDGYNMAPFFISKKLVMGDLYLWQGNYQQAAANYRDIMETATAGGPSNNDYYDRYRMSWGGGSKFNVKYGKDNDINTLLDNNSDGWRSIFGMASGERYEVTEWVWVMHYDSDFAPEYPFVRLFANSGDGEYQLKPSKEVLDLWHEQTQWNNFEFDARGALSTNNWETDYPEVAKYTFHYNPMTSPLVKDGKWFLERAASVHLKYAEAANRDNSIDELPKLARALVNESLNAAYTPDDFSGDDVTDVQNTLYLSYPYDFDARQGDFPFYRGTWYRHQGIRGRAYLPPVTLPEEITTIQAERDWTEEMIIDETALELAFEGHRWPQLLRMAMRANDPSILADRVYDKMSKSNDPETVSRAAGVRAKLMAGDWFLPFHWEE
- a CDS encoding RagB/SusD family nutrient uptake outer membrane protein, producing MLKKYISYTLLALMIVAGTSCDSWLDQRPQNGVVKQDFWKTKEQVRSALMGAYASLNGNYRGYHLSERMFLWGELRGYMIAPSTGARFEDIQVQLGNIQSTNSIADWGGFYGTINLCNNVIDNGPGALETDETFQEEDLNNYVAEARALRALMYFYLVRTFGEVPLSIEAVDSDEDQLTIAKSSQAEVLEQIVTDLEMAEADIFEQHENSRESKGRMTRYAVNALQADVYLWMQNYEAAAEAADKVLAGPYALVTQENWMRALFVEGNSVESIFEIQYEAPQSNTFFDMFSTTRITRFLAYPSVLEENFGFSIDQPEDIDLRSIDATLKSSGEIWKYIGVSETQRRQPTDSYANWIVYRLADVMLMKAEALSQIGRGEEALEIVAEIRERGGAIQATEENPSPSSANDVIRYVLRERARELAFEGKWWFDLLRVSKMDDYANLDLMLDAAITNAPEINLSSILNQLRDTRSHYLPIYNVELNANPLLEQNPYYLK
- a CDS encoding fasciclin domain-containing protein: MNRRYQYFLLCLICLGAFSCGDQWEEHNEATQDLNNNLVQMIRADADLSTFASLLEQSGLDAQLASGSYTVWAPNNAALENLPESITGDKAALKAFVGNHIGYQQRLSHQAEDTLMRVKMLNDKVNVLRQNSITSVDQTANFDYADRLSKNGVLYKIDRFLEVKKNVWEIVKERSDNPVSQLITGMTITDSLTNETYNYFEYDVTDLANEDSTYTFFLLNDEAYGTFKMAMEPYFKDTLPETETLSMPLSLGLAKDLVFTTAYYDNVPDTILSVDSVKVAFHADQVVEKINASNGVVYLMNGYDYKLSDKIPEIKIEGEYYDGLSDGSGPVNIRARTWASNNRDLLVINSGIAGYSVRYEVPQAHSTKYDIYWRAVNDDYIPRTNEQRIAVDSVQNELFSLMFVVPNTYEEVYIGQHEVQNYGDLRLLLQSYPTTSNDWNSLVLDYIRLVPVFE